GTGCGCTGCTTGACGTCGTTGAGTCTGGCAATCGCTTCGACGCCGCCCTGCTCTTTCAGCCACTGGAACACCAGACCGGACAGGTACCAGGCCAGGGTCGGCGGGGTGTTGTACATCGAGCCATTATCGGCCGCGACCTTGTAGTCGAGCATGGTCGGGCACAGCGAGCGAGCCTTGCCGAGCAGGTCTTCGCGGATGATGTTGACGAGGATGCCGCTCGGGCCGATGTTCTTCTGCGCGCCGGCGTAGATCATGCCGAAACGCGAGATGTCGACCGGGCGCGAGAGGATGTCCGAAGACATGTCCGCCACCAGTGGCACGTCACCGGTTTGCGGAATCCACTGGAATTCCAGACCGCCGATGGTTTCGTTCGGCGCGTAGTGAACGTAAGCAGCGTCTTTCGACAGGTTCCACTCGTTCTGGCCAGGGATGGCGAAATAGTCGTAAGGCTTGGCGGTGGCGGCGACGTTGACGTGACCGTAGCGCGAGGCTTCTTCGATGGCTTTCTGCGACCAGATACCGGTGTCGATGTAATCGGCCGAGCCGCCTTCAGGCAACAGGTTCAGCGGGATCTGTGCGAACTGCTGGCTGGCGCCGCCCTGCAGAAACAGCACTTTGTAGTTCGACGGGATATTCAGCAGGTCACGCAGATCCTGCTCGGCCTGGGTGGCGATGGACACGAACTCATCGCTGCGATGGCTCATTTCCATGACCGACAGACCCTTGCCGTGCCAATCAAGGAGTTCACCCTGGGCGCGCTGCAGGACAGCTTCAGGCAGCGCCGCCGGACCGGCGCAGAAGTTATAGGCTCGCTTGCTCACATCCAATCTCGCTCTGATTTGGTGATACACAAAAACTGTAAATCGCTGATGCTGCACATAGGCGAATGTGCACATTCTGGCATCCGAACATTTAGCCTGTAGGAGCTGCCGAAGGCTGCGATCCTTTGATCTTCACCCCGAAAAGCAAGATCAAAAGATCGCAGCCTTCGGCAGCTCCTACAGGGACCTCTCGAAAATTCATACCGGACAAATAACAAGGGGGCGAATTCTCATCCGCCCCCTTGTTTGTCCGCTTATTCCTGCGGTTCTTCGTCAGCTGCGGCGTCGAGTTGCTGGTCTTCACCCGCCTCGTCGATGCCGACGCTGCCTGCGAATTCCTCGCCCTCTTCACCTTCGAGCTCTTCGCCTTCGACTTCCGAAGGCTCCTGGACCCGCTCCAGCCCGACCAGGGTTTCATCCTTGGCCAGCTTGATCAGCGTCACGCCCTGAGTGTTACGGCCCAGGCTCGACACTTCGCCGACACGGGTACGCACCAGAGTGCCCTGATCGGAGATCAGCATGATTTCTTCACCGTCGAGCACCTGCACCGCGCCGACCAGACGGCCGTTACGCTCGTTGCTGACCATGGCGATCACGCCCTGACCGCCACGCTTGTACTCAGGGAACTCGGTGATCGCGGTGCGCTTGCCATAACCACGCGCCGAAGCGGTGAGGATCTGGCTGCCTTCTTCCGGGATCAGCATGGAAATCAGCTTCTGCCCTTCCGGCAGACGCATGCCGCGCACGCCGCGAGCGGTACGACCCATGGCACGTACGTCGGACTCTTTGAAGCGGGTGACCTTGCCGCCGTCGGAGAACAGCATCACTTCGCGCTCGCCATCGGTGATGGCCGCAGAGATCAGCACGTCGCCTTCGTCCAGCTCCAGCGCGATCAGACCGACGCTGCGCTGACGGCTGAAGGATTCCAGCGGGGTCTTCTTCACCGTGCCTTTAGCAGTGGCCATGAAGATGAAGTGCCCTTCGGTGTATTCCTCGACCGGCAGCATGGTGGTGATGTATTCATCACTGTCCAGCGGCAGCAGGTTGACCAGCGGACGACCACGGGCCGCGCGGGATGCTTCCGGAATTTCGTAGGTCTTGAGCCAGTACACCTTGCCCTTGCTGGAGAACAGCAGCAGCGTGGTGTGGCTGTTGGCGACCAGCAGGTGAGCGATGTAGTCCTCGTCCTTGACGCCGGTGGCCGACTTGCCTTTGCCGCCACGACGCTGAGCCTGGTACGCAGCCAGCGGCTGGGTCTTGGCGTAGCCACCGTGGGAGATGGTCACGACGCGCTCTTCTTCCGGGATCATGTCGCCCAGGGTCAGGTCGAGACGGGCATCGAGAATTTCGGTGCGGCGCACGTCGCCGTATTCGGCGCGGATCACTTCCAGCTCTTCGCGGATCACTTCCATCAGGCGCACGGCGCTGTTGAGGATGCGGATCAGCTCGCCGATCTGGTTGAGGATCTCCTGATACTCGGCCAGCAGCTTCTCGTGCTCCAGACCGGTCAGACGGTGCAGGCGCAGTTCGAGAATCGCTTGCGCCTGTTCTGGCGAGAGGAAGTACTTGCCTTCGCGCAGACCGTATTGCGGATCGAGGTTTTCCGGACGGCACGAATCGGCACCGGCCCGCTCAACCATCGCCACCACGGCGGAAGATTCCCAAGGCGTGCTGATCAGCGCTTCCTTGGCTTCCGACGGAGTTGGCGAGGCCTTGATCAGGGCGATCACCGGGTCGATGTTCGACAGGGCAACAGCCTGGCCTTCGAGAATATGCCCACGCTCGCGCGCTTTGCGCAGTTCGAACACGGTACGGCGGGTAACCACTTCGCGACGGTGACGGACGAAGGCTTCGAGCAGATCCTTGAGGTTGAGGATGCGCGGGCGGCCGTCGATCAGCGCGACGATGTTGATACCGAACACCGATTGCAGCTGGGTCTGGGCGTAGAGGTTGTTGAGGATCACCTCAGGCACTTCGCCGCGACGCAGTTCGATCACGACGCGCATACCGTCCTTGTCGGACTCGTCGCGCAGCTCGGTGATGCCTTCAAGCTTCTTCTCTTTGACCAGCTCGGCGATCTTCTCGATCAGACGCGCCTTGTTCAGCTGGTACGGGAGTTCGGTGATGACGATCTGCTGACGACCGCCGACCTTGTCGATGTCTTCGATGATCGAGCGGGCACGCATGTAAATGCGCCCGCGACCGGTGCGGTAGGCTTCGATGATGCCGGCGCGACCGTTGATGATCGCGGCGGTCGGGAAGTCTGGACCGGGAATGTATTGCATCAGCTCATCGACGGTCAGCTCGGGGTTGTCGATGAGGGCCAGGCAACCGTCGATGACTTCACCGAGGTTGTGCGGCGGAATGTTGGTCGCCATGCCCACGGCGATACCGCTGGAACCGTTGACCAGGAGGTTCGGTACGCGGGTCGGCATGACCGCCGGGATCAGTTCGGTGCCGTCGTAGTTCGGCACCCAGTCCACGGTTTCCTTGTGCAGGTCAGCCAGCAGCTCGTGCGCCAGCTTGGTCATGCGCACCTCGGTGTATCGCATGGCCGCGGCATTGTCGCCATCGACCGAACCGAAGTTGCCCTGGCCGTCGACCAGCAGGTAGCGCAGGGAGAAAGGCTGGGCCATACGAACGATGGTGTCGTACACGGCAGTGTCACCGTGCGGGTGATACTTACCGATCACATCGCCGACGACACGGGCAGATTTCTTGTACGGCTTGTTGTAGTCGTTGCCCAGCTCGCTCATCGCGAACAGTACGCGACGGTGCACGGGCTTGAGGCCATCGCGCGCATCCGGCAGTGCACGGCCGACGATCACGCTCATTGCGTAGTCGAGGTAGGACTGTTTCAGCTCGTCTTCGATATTGACCGGGAGGATTTCTTTGGCCAGTTCGCCCATGAGAAGCCTGATTCCTTTTTCTGGTGAAACTTCGTCATATCCATGTGGGAGCAACGAAGCTCGTCGGGGCCGGCCGAGTGCCATGCGCCGACTTACGACAAATCAACATTGGATCGCGGATTTGCGCAGTAAAGACCGCTCCGTGGAGCCGCCTCGGAAAACGCCGGATGTTATCACAAAGGCCGCCACGCACCTATCCCCCAGATGCGCATGGAGCATAGTTAGTTGACTGATGACAGGCTTGAGAGGGACGAGAGAGGCTCAGAGCTTGGTTGAATGTGAAAACCGGCGCTGAATTAGCGATGTTTATTGACAATAACCGCCTCTTTGCTGGCACACACACCTGTAGGAGCTGCCGAAGGCTGCGATCTTTTGATCTTCGCTCCTTAAAAGCAAAGTCAAAAGATCGCAGCCTTCGGCAGCTCCTACCCTGAGCATGCTGACCTTAATGCAGGCGCTTGCGGCACATCAGCTGGGCCATTTTCGCGGTGTCCGGGCGCTCGACGATGCCTTTCTCGGTGACGATCGCGTCGATCAGATCCGCCGGAGTGACATCAAACACCGGGTTGAACGTTTCAACATCGGCACCGACGCGTTTGCCGCCGACTTCCAGCAGTTCGGCGCCATCGCGCTCTTCAATCGGAATGTCATCGCCGCTGGCGAGGTTCATGTCGATGGTCGAACTCGGCGCGACGACCATGAAACGCACGCCGTGGTGCATGGCGTTCACCGCCAGTTGATAAGTCCCGATCTTGTTCGCCACGTCGCCATTGGCGGTGATGCGATCAGCGCCGACGATCACCCAGGTCACGCCTTTGGTTTTCATGATGTGTGCAGCAGCGGAGTCAGCGTTCAGGGTCACCGGGATGCCTTCGTTGGCCAGCTCCCACGCGGTCAGGCGCGAGCCCTGCAGCCACGGCCGGGTTTCATCGGCGTAGACGCGTTCGACCATGCCTTCTATATAAGCAGCGCGGATCACTCCCAGCGCAGTGCCGAAACCACCCGTGGCCAGCGCGCCAGTGTTGCAGTGAGTGAGAATCGCCTGGGCATTGCCCTGATGCTTGCGAATCAGATCGACGCCGAGCTGCGCCATGGTCAGGTTGGCCTCGCGGTCGCTTTCGTGAATGGCGATGGCTTCGGCTTCCAGCGCCGCCAGCGGATCGGCATTGCTTTTCAGACGATCCAGGCGATCGTGCATGCGGCCCAGCGCCCAGAACAGATTGACCGCAGTCGGACGCGAGTCGGCCAACAGGGCGAAATCTTCTTCCAGCGCCGCGTACCAGTCGCCGCCCTCGGCAATCCGCGCCCGCGCCGCGAGGACGACACCATAGGCCGCGCTGATGCCGATGGCCGGCGCGCCACGCACGACCATCGAGCGAATCGCCTCGGCCACGCCGGCGGCGCTGGTGTAGGCGATCCAGGTTTCCTC
This genomic interval from Pseudomonas koreensis contains the following:
- the serC gene encoding 3-phosphoserine/phosphohydroxythreonine transaminase — protein: MSKRAYNFCAGPAALPEAVLQRAQGELLDWHGKGLSVMEMSHRSDEFVSIATQAEQDLRDLLNIPSNYKVLFLQGGASQQFAQIPLNLLPEGGSADYIDTGIWSQKAIEEASRYGHVNVAATAKPYDYFAIPGQNEWNLSKDAAYVHYAPNETIGGLEFQWIPQTGDVPLVADMSSDILSRPVDISRFGMIYAGAQKNIGPSGILVNIIREDLLGKARSLCPTMLDYKVAADNGSMYNTPPTLAWYLSGLVFQWLKEQGGVEAIARLNDVKQRTLYDFIDASGLYSNPINKSDRSWMNVPFRLADDRLDKPFLAGADERGLLNLKGHRSVGGMRASIYNAVDITAVNALVAYMAEFEKEHG
- the gyrA gene encoding DNA gyrase subunit A, whose protein sequence is MGELAKEILPVNIEDELKQSYLDYAMSVIVGRALPDARDGLKPVHRRVLFAMSELGNDYNKPYKKSARVVGDVIGKYHPHGDTAVYDTIVRMAQPFSLRYLLVDGQGNFGSVDGDNAAAMRYTEVRMTKLAHELLADLHKETVDWVPNYDGTELIPAVMPTRVPNLLVNGSSGIAVGMATNIPPHNLGEVIDGCLALIDNPELTVDELMQYIPGPDFPTAAIINGRAGIIEAYRTGRGRIYMRARSIIEDIDKVGGRQQIVITELPYQLNKARLIEKIAELVKEKKLEGITELRDESDKDGMRVVIELRRGEVPEVILNNLYAQTQLQSVFGINIVALIDGRPRILNLKDLLEAFVRHRREVVTRRTVFELRKARERGHILEGQAVALSNIDPVIALIKASPTPSEAKEALISTPWESSAVVAMVERAGADSCRPENLDPQYGLREGKYFLSPEQAQAILELRLHRLTGLEHEKLLAEYQEILNQIGELIRILNSAVRLMEVIREELEVIRAEYGDVRRTEILDARLDLTLGDMIPEEERVVTISHGGYAKTQPLAAYQAQRRGGKGKSATGVKDEDYIAHLLVANSHTTLLLFSSKGKVYWLKTYEIPEASRAARGRPLVNLLPLDSDEYITTMLPVEEYTEGHFIFMATAKGTVKKTPLESFSRQRSVGLIALELDEGDVLISAAITDGEREVMLFSDGGKVTRFKESDVRAMGRTARGVRGMRLPEGQKLISMLIPEEGSQILTASARGYGKRTAITEFPEYKRGGQGVIAMVSNERNGRLVGAVQVLDGEEIMLISDQGTLVRTRVGEVSSLGRNTQGVTLIKLAKDETLVGLERVQEPSEVEGEELEGEEGEEFAGSVGIDEAGEDQQLDAAADEEPQE
- the mtnA gene encoding S-methyl-5-thioribose-1-phosphate isomerase encodes the protein MRDRLLAAEKVKAIDWRDGALHLLDQRILPFEETWIAYTSAAGVAEAIRSMVVRGAPAIGISAAYGVVLAARARIAEGGDWYAALEEDFALLADSRPTAVNLFWALGRMHDRLDRLKSNADPLAALEAEAIAIHESDREANLTMAQLGVDLIRKHQGNAQAILTHCNTGALATGGFGTALGVIRAAYIEGMVERVYADETRPWLQGSRLTAWELANEGIPVTLNADSAAAHIMKTKGVTWVIVGADRITANGDVANKIGTYQLAVNAMHHGVRFMVVAPSSTIDMNLASGDDIPIEERDGAELLEVGGKRVGADVETFNPVFDVTPADLIDAIVTEKGIVERPDTAKMAQLMCRKRLH